The Leeia speluncae genome includes the window CAATATCCTCCCAAGCCATCCGAACAATTCTTCTTGCTAAATATCTGGGGTCCGCACCACCATCAATCATCCGGCAAAACCAATATAGTGCGCCATCCGGACTCGATCCCCGTACTGATTTATGAAGTGCAGAAATCTGGTCATAAAAATTATCACCACCTTTATCGAAACGACGAGCATTCATGCTCATGGCGGTGGTAACAAATTCTGCATCAATGGTTTGCGTACGTGCCGATTTGGCGGCCGTTTGTGCTTGTTCTAGTAAGTTCAGAAAACGTCTTGCATCCCCATCTGCATAACCAACTAAAGTGTCTTCTGCTTCTTTGGTAAAGCTTAATCCATCTAGCCCATGTTTCTGCGCACGCTCAAGTAATTGGTGCATTTCACTATCAGAGAGTGATTTCAGTGTATAAACTTGAGCGCGTGAAAGTAGGGCGGAGTTCACCTCAAAACTAGGGTTTTCTGTGGTGGCGCCAATAAATGTCACTAAGCCAGATTCGACAAATGGTAAAAGCGCATCTTGCTGAGACTTATTAAAGCGGTGAATCTCATCCACAAATAAGATGGTGCGTTTAGCGCCTCTATCCAGATATTGTTGCGCTTTCTCCATTGCCTCGCGTATATCCTTCACGCCAGACAGAACGGCAGAAAGAGCGATAAATTCACATTCAAATGCTTTGGCTGTAATTCTCGCTAAGGTTGTTTTACCAACCCCTGGCGGGCCCCATAGAATCATCGAGTGGGGCTTTCCAGATTCAAAGGCTAAGCGAAGCGGTTTGCCTAAACCAAGTAAATGTGTTTGCCCAATCACATCATCAATGGACTGTGGTCTTAATAATTCAGCAAGTGGAGCCGCTGGGGCTTGAGAGAAAAGATCGCTCACCGAGCGTTATTCCTTGTCTTTAATAATGTCAGTGCCAGCTGGTGGCGTAAAGCTAAAACGCTTTAGTTCAATTTTGGGGTTTTTCACAATATTGGCAAAATCGAGTGTGGTAGTTTGCCCAAATTGATCTTTTAAGATCATTCTCTTTAGCAGATTGTCTTGTAAGCCAAGTTCAATTTTTTCAAATGTCCCTTCTTTTTGTTTAGGTAGAGCCTCTACCCAAGAAAGTCCATCTTTATCACTCAGATTTTTAAGCGAGAAACCTTTTTCTAGTTCATTGGAGCCAGAGAGTAGGGCTGCAGGCGTATCACCTAACGCTTGATCTAATTTGCGTTCGGTAACTTGTTCTAAGTCCGCATCATACACCCATACTTTTTTGCCATCGCTCACGATAAGTTGCTGGTACGGTTTCAGGTATTCCCAACGAAATTTGCCTGGTCGCTGTAACTCAAAAGTACCTGTAGATGTATTGGTTTTCTTCTTTCCTTGAACTACTTGGCTAAAAGTAGATGATACGGTTTGTGTGTTGCCTAAAAAACTTTTTAATTGACCTATCGCATCAGCATGAACAGAGGTCGCCATTGCAGCAGCAAGCAATACAATTGCGCGATTCATCATTTTTTTCATCTCGTTCTCGACTTTATCTTATCCAGTCTGATTGGATATCATTTATCTCAAT containing:
- the lolA gene encoding outer membrane lipoprotein chaperone LolA — encoded protein: MMNRAIVLLAAAMATSVHADAIGQLKSFLGNTQTVSSTFSQVVQGKKKTNTSTGTFELQRPGKFRWEYLKPYQQLIVSDGKKVWVYDADLEQVTERKLDQALGDTPAALLSGSNELEKGFSLKNLSDKDGLSWVEALPKQKEGTFEKIELGLQDNLLKRMILKDQFGQTTTLDFANIVKNPKIELKRFSFTPPAGTDIIKDKE
- a CDS encoding replication-associated recombination protein A translates to MSDLFSQAPAAPLAELLRPQSIDDVIGQTHLLGLGKPLRLAFESGKPHSMILWGPPGVGKTTLARITAKAFECEFIALSAVLSGVKDIREAMEKAQQYLDRGAKRTILFVDEIHRFNKSQQDALLPFVESGLVTFIGATTENPSFEVNSALLSRAQVYTLKSLSDSEMHQLLERAQKHGLDGLSFTKEAEDTLVGYADGDARRFLNLLEQAQTAAKSARTQTIDAEFVTTAMSMNARRFDKGGDNFYDQISALHKSVRGSSPDGALYWFCRMIDGGADPRYLARRIVRMAWEDIGIADPRAMQIANDAAETFERLGSPEGELALGQAVIYLACAPKSNAGYMAFNQAMAFVKQDKSREVPIHLRNAPTKLMKELGYGHEYRYAHDEPNAYAAGETYLPDGMREPHWYQPVPRGLEIKIKEKLAYLQQLDAQARKKS